From Bactrocera oleae isolate idBacOlea1 chromosome 4, idBacOlea1, whole genome shotgun sequence:
ATCatcatcagtttgtatggcagctatatattatagtggtccgatctgagcaatttgtTCAAAGATTTTACCGTTGTCTTGAACTAATCCATGCCGTATTTCCTGAAGCTATCTtgttcaataaaaaagtttttcgtacaagaCCTTGCTTTTGATCGTAaagtttgtatgtcagcaatTTCccatagtggtctgatctgaacaattattTCGAAGATTTTACTGTCGAACAATTATACCAAATTTAgtaaagatatcttatcaaataaaaaagtttcccgtgcaagaacttgaatttgatagttcagcttatatggcagctacacACTAAGATCggtatatcaaaaactgagggattagttcacTTATATATAGTCAGACGGACccagctaaatcgactcaggttGTCacagtgatcatttatatacatatatactttatagggtctccgacatttctttCTGTGTGTTCAAACGTCGTTGTATCTTAATAAATGATCGTGATTGTGTAAGtattaaatgaaactctcgatacaACTTAAGCTCTGCTCTACAGGTTTGCCACTGCGATTACATCATTACGTAGGAGATATTCTTGAATAGTTCAATAGACTTTGTATGAAAGTTTTTCGCAGATGTCGCCCAGACTCTACTTTTATAGGGAAACGAGCATGTTAAATGTCGCTCAGTCCAAATTGATGGCCAATTTTAGGGCTAGATAATTAAAATCGATTGTGGTGTTtcaaagatttaaaaaatatattttatcaactgtaaattaatttaaatatttgtaataatttagcAACCCTGGCTCGATCGTTGGTTCTTAAATTTGATCGATGCGTACAGCGTCATCTGTGTGTGAAATCGCTTAGCATTATCTgctgcagagaatgttaataaattttattttttatttattctattatgaGGTATtatcgaaaaatacaacttcaaaaaagataaatacaccacgcaatgtgcgaaacggggaaaggctataaatagacccAACGAATACGATTTATGTTTCCAATTTCaatgatataacaaaattattataattatgaaaagcgttttgaattaaaaaggtgGATTACTggtaaaaacccaaaaattcataataaaataaacatataatcgtattttttccaacttatataataataaaaattgtgtctAAAGTGATTTTTCCCctcttttgtggtggcttaggtcgtaagcgtgaaggaattaagctcaatccgaatacgagcatatgtGTTCGAATCCTtaaactcatgaaacttaaatttaatttaatgttttaacttatttattggAATCGAagcataataattaaaatatttcaggaagaTATGttcatgttaaaatttattgaatgttgccttatttatgcgtattaaaataaatttcataccATTGTTATCGTTGGGTTTGATTTTGCACTCTACTGCCCCAAGTCCATTCTTGCTGATGTTGATAACGTGACATCAGCCACACTTGAGTTAGGAGCTTTTATTCTCAAATGAGGACTAACAACGTAATATCTGCCCTTTTCATTACGATAGATGGCAACTTctgaaattcaaatttcattatattgaaatcACAtcgtaaattcaaaatttggttCTTGCACAGGAGGTTCTTCATCGCTCATAAAGTTTTCTGATAGCAtcaaaatattcgtattttggaAGACTCGATTGGTAAAAGCATTGATGTGCGCACGAAGACTTTGACAATCAAATACTATTATCGAAATGtcttttttcgagttaataaacTCGAATACTTGTTTATCTAATGTGCAAATTGGATTTCCCGCCATTTGATCATCTCATTTCGCAAAGGGCTTTGCTTTTAAACGTTCCTTCTACAGGAATCAACATTTGTAGAAACTCAGAACTTGTAGACAGGTTACTAGTTACCGTATTTGATAACTCTGTTTCCATCTCTGCTCGCTTTCGTGCTCTGTAATCACGATAATATTGAGCTGTTTTCCGTCTTGATCCTCCGGAACCAGTGGAAGTACTGGGGATCGCTACCTTATCTCCCTCTATGAAATTGGTTTGAAATGATTGTTATCATTGTGgagcataaaaatatgtttaccgGAAAATCGTCACGTAACAAACAATCCCCGAATCAACAGTAACGTACCTTCACATAACCTCGATTCCCGTCCCCTGTAGCCTCCTTTCCACTCATTTTAATGAGACAAGACAACGACAAGCGACAGGTAGCATCTGTCAAATACAGGGGTTTCCAATAAGaatgatatgatttaaaaaaatcactaattggaaattcaaatgttttttattgtatttagtgtgaagtacaatcgagaTAATTAAATTCTGAATGTAACATcgttcaaatggcctccacgacttttCCACGACGAACGCTTGAAGAGAGACTCGTTTATTGCTTaagacttcaaataaccccacaagaagtaatCTAATGGTGTTAAGTCACAACTttttggaggccattcaatgccACAATTTCTAGAAATTATCAAATcttcaaacttttctcgcaataattcggttgttgcacgtgctgtggcacgtagccccgtcttTTTGAAACCAGACGTTGCCAAGATCAACATctttccattgacagtaacggtgtcaccagcttaatttcgaaaaaagtacGGATCGATGATTCTACCAGACCAAAAAACACACTAAACTGTAATTTCAGATgtatgtaatggttgttcatgaataatttgtggattttcttcacACCAAATTCGACAGTTTCGTTTATTTACtgcaccactcagatgaaaaTGAGCGACCAtcaaatggcaaaagcgcacgaaaagttgcaattggagaacgattatttggataataaaattgaataatttgtaaacgttgttctcgCGTATATCTTTGCATGATGAAATTATAAACATAAACAATAACCATATTAAATAAATCATATTATCCCTATTGAAAAACCCGAAGTCGGGATAGCACGAACACCATTCCCGGCTACCAAAAATAACACCCATGAGTTATTCGCATTAGGAATACAAGTACAGTTTGGTTGAAAAGTTCGAAATGAAATAATAcagtttttggtaaaaaaatatttttttttttcaatataatctcccttaacttcaatactcttattccaatgatcctccattaattttatgccatccttCGAATGACCTTCCGgtagctctgcaaaatacccgtttaTGGCTGTGATAGCTTCTTCATTagatgaaaaacgctttccacgaaggtatcgtttcaggtttctgaaaaggttgtagtcgctgggagccaaatctgttGAGTGCGGTGGATGCTGAATCAATTCATAGTCTAATtctttgaattttgtcattgttaaaacacctttgtgagcaggtgcattgtcttgatgaaaaatgatttttttgcgcTGCAAACCAGATCTtgtctcacgaattttttcatccagctgatctaaAAGGCTGCATAGCCAGAGTTGTTTGTTTTACCTtactgcagataatcaatcaacaaaatcgttttgcattccaaaaaactgatgccataaccttttttgctgatcgttgtgacctcatatgctttggagctgaacagcCAGCTTCattccactgtaaacgttcttgtttcaattcaaGATCatagtggtagatccaagtctcatccacaGTTAAAAAATGACGcaataaatcgattttattctgcttaaaacgctccaaattatactgagaaatttgttttcaaaccagtttttgttgaattgttagcGTGTGCGGCTCTAACTTTCCAATCagatttttcatatgtaattctccatgtaaaatgtgaagtactcattcgtctgagatgcctatggcattagcaatttcacgcttagtcaaacttggatcttcactaacaatattatgaacttactcaatgatttctggtgtggttgcggtttttggtcgagatgtaccaacttgagaaaaaataaatttggagctagtagtgctatttctttgtGAAAATAGAAACGTTTTAACCAACCTGTAATCGCAAAGTTCAACTTAGCCGTAAGGCAATGGCTAAGCCTCGCTCCGGTGTAAGCATGGTTCGAATAAGTCTTGACATTGATCTAGTCGATATATccattttctattttctaaggGGATTTCTGCAAACCATAAAATCTGacttattcatatataaaattattatataagcgAGTAATTGACAAATGAGGTCGTTTTACAATTGGACTCTATTCACCGCGCAAAGTATAAGTGAAATCATTACCGCGCCCATATGGATTCTTGAATGCCTTGAGCGCGCTTATCCCAGCAGGTGCACTGGGTCAACACCCACGCTGAAGTCATGAGGAATTCCAAAAGGCAAATACACAATAACGATCTGATCTCGTCATCGCCGGTGTGGTGTAATAAGCCAGTACCAAACCTAGCATCGTACCCAAGTGCTTGGGAAATTCCACTTCAGTTGTCCCATAATGACGCGGGCAATTGTTAAACATGGATTCATGATACACCACTGAATGTCTGTACGATTATCATCAGTGCGCAGCCGTCACAGAGACCATACGACATTACGCCAACTACGACAACTAACGGATCCAAGCCATAACAATGTAACTGCATCGACATCGAAGCGGCACGGATTGTACCAAAAATGTATACTAAGAAAAGCTTGTTGAACTTCATTTGTCACAAAAGATGATCAAGAGTCAACGTTCAGATGGACGAGGAATACACTTTGCAAAAAATTAGGTTATACAAAAAACTTGTATGCCTTTATTATTTACTATTACCATCGAGAAAATGGACAATAAAGTAATATAGAATTTATGAAGCGaaaggaaaataaatatatacatttggcATATGATTGCTATTTGACACATTGAAGTAGAATCAAATTCCTTCAACTTCCTTTAAATTGTGTGTGAAGGCGTTGCTTGAATGACACGCGTAGATGAAggcttgtatgtgtgtagtatGCATGTCGATCCGCTCCGAATGTTTATCACCACCGTTATTTCAATACTTTATAacactttaactttttcgagaGATGTGTTTATTCAGATGCCAATTCTAGTCATCTCTTTTCGTTCAACTCCCGCTCTACCATATCGCGTTTGAAAATCACTTTGTAAAACGTGGCGCTAACCGCTGAACTGAGCATTGGCGCCGCCCAGAATACCCATTGGTCCTGGTAATCGGAAGTCCAGACGGATGAGGCAACAGCTTTGAAAGGATTCGTCAAAGCACCAGTGTATTGACCCTAAAATTGGTATTTGGATTTCATGTTTGTATACGTATACTTTATGCTTTAGTTAGAGCTTACCCCAGCGAGAGTAAGGCAGGTAACGGTTAAGCCGAACCGAATCGACAATGAGTCTTGAAATGTAATGTTTCGTGAATCCGCCGCACTACAGGTGGTGAATATCAGCATTGCAGTGAGGACGAATTCAATCCAAAATCCTTGCATTGTGGTAATATCTGGATGTGGTGTGGCAACGCAGACACCATGTGCGGCACCGCCCAACTTCACGGCACTGTCTGGTATTAGTGCAATCATCAGAGCGTAACCGAGAAAAGCGCCAAGTAGTTGTCCCAAAATGTAAACGCCCGCCATTGTTAGTGAGATCATATCGTAAATGTAAACGGCCAATGTGATGGCGGGATTTAAATGTGCTCCACAAATGCAACCGAAACAATGTGAGATCACCATCACTACTAAGCCAATAGTAAATGCCGACTGAAATACGCTGTGTTCGAGGCTGTCATCATAGGAACCTCCCATACAGCCGAGAAATACCAACATTGCGGTGCCGATAAACTCGCCGAGAAACTGGCATATGTAGTCAAAGGTACTTACatctaaattcaattttttcaaacaactgAAAAATAAAGAGTGGTTCATTAGTAGTTTTCTACCGCAAAAAATGCATAGCTGTTAAAGGTCTTTTTCCACCCATTTTTTCAGATCCCACTTCAACTGCTtataacattttaagatttaagttttttcatgtctatatatgttattgaaacatgaatattaaaacatgaattttgtatttatagcGACCAAAAAACATCCGAAAATTCGTGCCACTAGACGAGATTGCtcctttaaaaaaatactattgtaATGAAGGATGGCACTTAATAGACCTTCTTAAAATTTCGAATGTCACCCGATCAACTCATAAAAATCCACAGTTttgatttacaaaaacaacattgaGATGATCGGTGATCATGCAATTGTTGCTCGAATATACacaagttttcaatttaaaacaaacCTTCTTGTCCACCGAATTGGCTGTGGCTCGCGAACATATGTCGGTTGTTGTAAGGATTCTACGctcattttatttgaattttactactatgacaacaaaaaacaagatGTACCGTGgttgaaatgaaattgaaaactgTCACTATATAAGCTTGCGAACGAAAGTAAATTTAAGGTAGCGAACAAAACGATCGAACGATAACATCAACCAATATTTGCAGCTGATATAACAGTGTATCTACAAGTACATTTATAGCCgtaatatttacacattttctgCTATTCTAATTAACTCAATTTTGAAGTGTTTAGTAGTTGAGTTTTGCGTcgcttttaattaataataataacccaacgactACTCACCTTCCGCATAACCGTCGCGAAGGGTGCAATTCATTTACGTGCGGAATCAGCTGAGTCAGAAAAGACAAGAGTGTTTTTCAAGTGTTCA
This genomic window contains:
- the LOC106620220 gene encoding aquaporin AQPAn.G, translated to MSVESLQQPTYVREPQPIRWTRSCLKKLNLDVSTFDYICQFLGEFIGTAMLVFLGCMGGSYDDSLEHSVFQSAFTIGLVVMVISHCFGCICGAHLNPAITLAVYIYDMISLTMAGVYILGQLLGAFLGYALMIALIPDSAVKLGGAAHGVCVATPHPDITTMQGFWIEFVLTAMLIFTTCSAADSRNITFQDSLSIRFGLTVTCLTLAGGQYTGALTNPFKAVASSVWTSDYQDQWVFWAAPMLSSAVSATFYKVIFKRDMVERELNEKR